TCCTGTGGAGTATCTATTTCCTGGCATCTAATAGAAACAGCCTTCATTGGGTTAAACTTCTCTATAATTTGATAGACATGCCCTTTACCCGACTCTAATTTCGCAGCATCAATCTGAACTAGCCCTGACCATTCATAGTTTCCTTTAGTCCTTGAAAAACTAGTTATAAATTCTTCAGACTTGTCTTGAATAATATTAACAAGTACTGGGTCCTCTGTATTAATATCACAGTACCCAATACACTCATTTCTAGACTCTAGGAACAACTGGAAGTCTTCTGGATGCACCAACAGATCTCCATCAAGCGAAATGACTAAACCTTTCGCATGCTTAGCTCCCAAAGATAAACTAGCCCCAGTTCCAGTCGTTAGATAGTCATGATTAAAAACAAAAGTTACATCCTTCCTTACGGTCAACACATGCTCAATAACCTGATCAGCTTGAAAACCAACAACTACTCGAACATCCTCAATGTTCTTTAACATTTCCAATTGCCAGGAGATAAGAGGCTTTCCCTCTAATTCAATCAATGCTTTAGTGATACCTAACCCTAATCTTGAACCTACTCCCGCACAGTTTATAACAACTGTCTTAGAAATCGACATAATTGATCCTCCTGATATATTGCATGAGTAGCATATGCCAAAACTGATTTTGCTGGAGCGTGCACCCCCCCATAAGCTAAACCAATAGTTGCTTCTCTTATCATTTCAGCATCGTTGTTCCCTTCACCCACAGCAACAAATTCACCTGGTATCTTCTTTGCTACTTGCCTCTTTTCAAGCACTTCCAACACTCTGACAATTTTCCCTTTTTCTACCTCAGCTCTCGAAGTAAAACTTTTGACTCCTAGCTGCTGACAAAGGGGCCCCACCCAAACATCCAAATTACCTGTTACGATATTACATTGTTCCTTGTTCTCATTGATAAACTCAACAATTTTCTTGTTCAAAGGGGCACTCAGTACTATATCCTGAACTACTTTAACTGGAATTGATTTTAACAAGTCAACTCTTTTAAGAAAGCTTTCATGAAAAGGAATGAGTCCCTTTATAGTATCTTCTGTTAATTTTTTTATCTCTTCGTACAATCCTAACTCTTTGGATATAATAGGAAGTAATTCTTTTTTTGTAATTGTTCCATCCAAATCAAATAAAAATGTCCACTCTTTCTCCACTTCACTGCCTCCTTAGACGGAAGTAACATTATTTCTTTAAACCCTTCGTAAAACGAAAATCCATTGTTTTGTTTCCTTCTGAGCTTTTATATCTCGGAAAAAGAATTCCTCATTCACTTCCATTTTGAATCCATTTTCAAGAAAAACGTCAAACAATTCAAAATACTCTTTTTCTGTTCTATAAATTGCACTATAATCACTTTTAAGGCTCTCTGAATAAAATTTATTAAGTGTAAGACGTTCATTAATTGCAATAGGTTCAGACAAATAAATGATACTTTCTTGTTCTAACCTTTCACTTAAATCTGTTAAAACGTACTTTACATCCTCATCATTCATGTACATTAACACGCCCCCAGATATAACAAAACGGTTAAATTTCTGTTTAAGAGGCAATTCGATCTGACCGTTCGCTATCTCTTGCATAGAAGAATGAAGGAAAAATGTGGATTCTTTTTTTTGAATGTCATCCCTTTTTTTAATTATCTCAATTAGTTCTTTAACATAATCTACTCCCACGTAAGCTTTGGCAAAAGGAGTAATATACTTAGTTATTCGCCCTGTACCACAACCGGCTTCAAGCACAACACTATTGGTATCTAGCTTCAAGAGAGGTAGCCTTTGTTCCACTTCAAAATTAGTCCATTCTTCTATCTTGGATTTATCTCGATCACCAACTAAAACGACTGGTGCATCTACATCAATCGAAACTTTATTAAATGCTCTCTTTTTATAAAATTCGTGGAGACTTTGGTAATCTATCCTTACATTGTCATTGTATACTCTACTCATGTTCTATCCCCCCACTATTCATTTAGTAAAATCTCAGTACCATCCTTAAATTTAATATATGACGCAGAACAGTGCCCTTCTCTCTATTTCAGGTGGGATTTTCATAAAATCACCATAAACTAGTGTTAAAATTTCTGTATAACCTTTAGGAGCAAAAAAGGTTTTTCCTTCAAAATTAACTTCAACTCTCTCTCTATACCATTCACTTTTATAAGTCTGCTTAAATGTGTTATGACTGGCTAACAATGAAGTCTCTTTCTCTTTGTCCCATTTAGCAAATTTTTCGAAAAGCATAATTACAATGTTTCTTGGTACATACGAAAGTAGCTTGTAAATGAGCTTAAGATATAATTTATTGGCATTCTTTTTCCCTACTTGGGACCAAAGAATTTTCCTACAAATCTTGCATACTAAATTTATGATTGTTATTTTAAGTTTACTATTCGAAATATTGTCTAACGGGAGAATATCCAAAAATATACCGTCTTCTTGTTTGATATGTTCTTGGCCAGCTCGAATGTATGAAGTGTCTTTTAACCTAAGCTTTCCATACACCCAGTTATAAAATATATCTGTTTCTTGCGTCTGCAAAAAAAACCTTTCTGTATTCAATTCTTTTTTACACAAATCACAAAATTTTTCATAATCATTTCTTAACATCTGAACGTCTATATCATCATCCCATGGAACAAATCCCTTATGTCGCACTGCTCCAATTAAAGTCCCGTATGCTAAATAATATTTAATATCATGTTCTTTACATATCCTATCTAGTTCAACAAGCAACAATAGAATATCGCTCTGCAGATGCTTTAACTGCTCTTCATTCAATTTGATATAGTTTACCAACGAGTTCAGAGGCCACGACTCCCCTCAACAGACCCATTCTTCAAATCAATATGAGCTAAAATCCGTTCATAATCATCAAAGTAATCAATTTCAGCCCAAAAATGTCCAGAAATATCAATTGTATCTATACGCTTTTCCTTTATTAATGAATATAGTATATTCTCCCACCATAACTGATGATGTTGATCTCCAATCAACATGTTTAATCTTTCGCTAAAATATTCTAAAAATTTCGATTTAATTTTACCTATACCGACATATTCGCAACTACGTTCTTGAATAGGTAATTCCTTTCCATATTTTGTGATTAGTCCGTTTTCTAATTTCAAAAAGTAATCTCCAACAGTAATCCTTTCAGTATCAACAAGTAGCGCACATTCTTTTTCCGTACTTATAATAAGATCCAGTATGGATTCATTAAAATAAACATCGCCATTCATGATAATTGTGTCCTCAGTCAATTCAGCACGCGCGAACCATATTGAAGCAATACTGTTTGTAACATCGTAAAAAGGATTGTAGTAATAAGTAACATCCATGCCTTCCAATGCTTTGTAGATTTCCGACTTGTAATAACCTACACACACTACTGGTTTAATATTTCGTTCGATCAGCATCATAATATTTCTTCTAATCAAAGGAGTACCATCTACTGGAAGTACACATTTGGGTATCGCCTCGATCATTCTGGATATTCTTGTGCCCTTTCCAGCTGCTAGTATGATGGCTTTCATGGCTGTCCCTACCTTCAATGATAGATTTAACAGGGTAAAGATTTTTCTATGTTCTCGAACTCATTCCAAAATCTATTCATAGTATCATAGCTTCCAGTTGTAATTCGAATCCACTTAATTAAAATGGGATAACTATATATTTTAATTAGAATCCCTCTCTTTTTTAACTCTGTGAATATCACCTTTGGATCATTATTGCTCCTTATTAGAACATAATTCCCATTATTATAGTAATGTTCATATTCACTCTCTCGTAACTTGGATAACAACCATTCTCTTCCTTCCAATTCAGAAGCTTTCAAGGATTGAATCACATCAGGATGATCCATTAATTCTTCGGCAAAGCGTATAGCCAGACTATTCACAGGGTAAGTTGAACTAGCGTTAGATAAAAAACGAATTATGTCTGGATTAGATATGGCATAACCAATCCTTAATCCTGCAATGGATAACATTTTAGAAAATGTGCGAAACACTACTACATTCTCATATTTACCCACAAGAGATATGAAGGTCTGATCATAGAAGTAATGATAAGCTTCATCGATTACCACGATAGCTCTATTTTCTCTCGCTTTTTCTATGATCATTATTACCTCTTCTTCTCTCCAAGGGTCACCTATGGGACTATTGGGATTAAGAAGTATGACAACACTTGTGTCTTCATCGATTGAGTTAATGAAATAGTTAGTGTTTAATCTGAAATCCTGCCCGTATTCGATCGGACAATATTTTAAGCCATACATTTTTGTATAGACTGAGTACATTTCAAATGTAGGTGAAGCGGAGATTACTTTTTTGCCCGGCTCTCCAAATACTTCGAACAATAACCTTATAGCATCATCTGAACCATTCGTTAAGGCTATGTTTTCAGCCTTATAATTCAAACTTTCTGCTATCTTTTTTATCAAATCATTTTTCTCTGGGTACATGGATATCATTTCAGGACTCACACTGCTCATTACTTTATTGAAAAAAGGGCCCGGTAGCCCCTCAGGGTTCTCATTCATATCCAAACGAATAAAATCTTTCCGAATGTCTTGATAAGATGTACGATATAGATTTTTCACATTAGGATTCACAAAATACATTGTTTTTCTCCTTCTCCAAAGAAATAAAATCTCCACTCAACAGATCGAGCTTAATAGATGAATGGATTTTCACCCCACTTGTGCCATCAGAGTTCGTTATACTTCTATTAAAACGGTCGATTCTTTCTTCTTTTTTGAAGTCTTGATTACTATTAACCATCTCCACAAACTGGGATATCGTATCTCCCTCTCCAGTCAAATAGCATCCTAGATAATCAGCAAAATAGTACCTATCTGCTCCTAAAACTTCTCTATTCAGTAGCCCCAACACTGGTTTGCTAGTAGCTATATATTGAAGCATAATAGAACTATAATCACTTATTATTGCATCAGTCAGGTGGATTGCAGGGTATGCATTTGAACTGCTGTCTACAACTATATTCTTAGAGTTATCTATTTTTTGTTTTATTTCTGCATACGACTGTTTAATATTAGGTCTCATTGTTTTCAAAGTTATTTCAGTAAGTGGATGTGGCCTCCAGATTAAAGAAAATTGAGCATTTTCCAAAAAATAATTGATAGTCTCCTCGATCTGGCTATACCAAGTTTCTGTTGACAAAAGGTCTGCAATACCGGTATTAAACAAAAAGGTCTTTCGTTCACGTTGAATATCTTTCCAAAGATTCAGATACGGATCTATGGAATCGTTCTGCCTCAAAGCAGCATCAATCTTTGGAGAGCCTAAATCTAATAATTTCTTCTCATCCACTCCACTATTAACATAAGCTTGCTTCAATACAGCTGACTGCACTACTATTTTATTCACATAATTACATGCAGCAGGTAGACTGACTTGAGGCTTATCTGAACTTCCAGCTACATAGTATGGCACGTACACCAACATATCTGTGTACTTTGAAAGATTCTCAGAGAAGAATCGCCGATCTACCATAGTAAGTGTGTTATATCCGTCGAATGGGTTGTGTACATAGATTGCATCTGGCTTTCTTTCTTCAAAATCATAAACTTCGAATGGAGTTGTTACGATATCCGTCGGCAGATCATTGCCTTCATAACAAAATTTTACTAACTGTCCTTCAGCATTTTTTTCATAATACGGAATGGGAACGACATAAACTTCGCATTCTGGATCGTTAACTGCTTCTCTATATATACTATCGAACGAATCCCACATTGAAGCTTTGTAAGGCATAAAAACAATTTCTAGATTAGCTTCAATAATTTCATTAATACTTTGACTGATTTGGGACGTAGCCAATTTCATTTCTGATATCTTCTGGTCTACCAATTCTACCTGATGTAGCCTTGGTTTAATGAAAAGAACTTCCATCATTAATTTTTGCAAACTCTCTTGTATTCGCTGGTCATTTGTAAAATGATCCGAAACTATATTCAAGCAATAATTACAATTGTCCAACATTTCTTCAGCTTGTTCTTTCTCTGCTAGCTTCACAAAATCCAAACCTTCGTCTACCGTGAATAATAGATCAATTAAATCTTTCTTTTTACTTCGTCTCATAGAACTAGATTCTTGTTTCATTTTTGAAACATCGTATGCATACGAACTAATTGGTTCCAGCTTTTCGTTACGCATCCATAAGCAGAGTGGGAATTTTTTACTTATTATTTGTTTCAATCTTTCTTCCTCTTCTTTTTCAGAAACAACAACACTTAACTGATACAACCGCTCGTAGGAGCTATATTCGTCTGATAATTCTAGCAATTTAGCGTAGAACATCTCGGCGTCTTCATAGTATTGAGATCTCATACAAAGATCTCCTAGCAACTCGACAACCTCTACATTGCGAGGTTGAAGCTCGAACAACTTCACAAGTAAATCTATGGCTAATTCACTAAACCCGTATTCAATCAAGTTCTCACAAATTTTTATATTTGTTGCCATACTCCCTTGTAATAGAACCTTGTAAAGCTCTTCAAACTTTTCAAACTCATGCAGACATATTAAATTAACCAACAGACTTAAAAGTATTTCTTCTATATCTTTTGTTAGATATAATTTATCTTTAGGATGGTTTAAAGTAATATTTTTAAGACTTCTCAACTCTTTTTGACTCAAATTCATTCTGGAAGAACCCATCTTAAACAAAGACTCATCCTTTAAAATATAGGACAGCAGTAAGATGTCCAAGCTGTTAGAATCATCATACTCAGAAACATTGGCCCAAATTTCCCCGGCCATCTTATACTCCTTGTTGAACTGATATGCTACAGCTCTAACATTATCTTGGACCGTAACTTGATGTGCATCCAAATATCGTTGCAATAAAGGATGGCGCAAATAATACAACGCTTCAAGTACGCTCTCAAATTGCTTCTTATTAGTTATAGGGAATATACGATTGGCCTCGATATAAATATCATCTAATGGAATCCCCGCTTTATTTACAATCTCAAAATATTTAATAATAAATGCAACGAAATCACTTTTCTGATGTACAGCTTGCAAAATATGTTCGTATCCCTTAGTTAACTCATTTCGAGATGTATACCATTCTGCGAGTCTAAAATGTGCAATGTATGAACCACTGCCCTCCGAATAAGCAATGCCTTGATCTCCAATTTCCAAACAGTTCTTCATACATCGAATAGCGTCTTTGTAGTAATAAATTTCCATGTAAAATACAGCTTGTATGTGGAAAAGATCTACTTCTCTTGGATATATCTCAACTGCTTCATTTAATATAACCAATGCTTCCTCATATTTTTTAAGTTCTCCAAGGCTCTGACATAAATAGTTTATTAACTCAGGAGCAAATGACATCTCTTTGCCCATTGAGTAAGCTTCCTTAAAATATTGAATTGCTTTTTGAGGCTCATCCATCGATAAATATGTCTTTCCCATATTAAAGAGGTTGTACGCTGATGCATTCTCCTCAACCTCTGCCTTCATTAATAAGAAGTTTCTCTTTGCTTTCTTTCTTTCAGTTAACATCTCCTCCGTATAGCCAGTATGCGTAATATTGAAATCAGTTTGCCCTCCCGCAATTAACTCCGTTTTTTCCATTGTATTAAGATGCTCATGTAAGCGATTTTTGTAGTGTAAACCAACACTATTTCTAAAAAGTCGTATAGATCTATGAACTGTCTTTCTATCACCTGTTTTGAGATTATAAATTTTCGTATAATAATAATCTGCTTCTGATTCTAGTTCACTTAGCAAATCTACTGATTCTTCTAAGTATTCATCTGCATCTAATACAAGAATATAATCGGTTACTGCATATTTTAAGGATGTGTTTCTTGCTACCGAAAAATCGTTCACCCATTCCATATGAAAAAGATCCTTCGTATACTCTTTCGCAATGGAGACTGTTTCATCTGTCGATCCCGTATCGACTATCACAATTTGATCCACTTTATTTTGAACACTATCCAGGCAGCGTCTTAGAACATCCTGTTCATTTTTAACAATCATACATAATGCAACTGTCTTCTTCATATGAGTCCCCCGTTACTTCACATTTATGACACGCCCATACTATATAATATATCGGCCTAATCATTGCCTGTTGTTAGTACTCTATTGAAGGGAAGGACTTCAATATCCGCATCCTAATGCCAAAAATCCAACTACAGCCCCAATCTTTATCATCAATAAACTGTTACCTGATATTTTCTTTATTTGCATCTTTAATCTCTCTTTAAACTAAACATATTAATACCTATGTGAAAGTAAGATTTTTGGTTCAAAGAAAAAAAGACCTTCGAGAAATATCTCGAAGGCCCTTTTTTCGGAAAATTAACGAAGCAATTGCAGAACAGCTTGTGGTTGTTGGTTTGCTTGTGCCAACATTGCTTGGGAAGCTTGCGCAAGAATATTGTTTTTAGTTTGGTTCATCATTTCTTTGGCCATATCTACATCGCGAATACGGGATTCCGCAGCAGACAGGTTCTCAGAAGTTGTTCCCAAGTTGTTGATTGTGTGCTCCAAACGGTTTTGGTTTGCACCCAGTTTGGAACGTTCAGCAGACACGTCTGTGATCGCTTTATTAATCGTAGTGATTGCTGTACTAGCATCTGTTTGTTTAGAAATATCTACAGCATTGACTCCCAAAGTAGTAGCACCCATATCGCCAATTTTCAAAGTAATGCTTTGACCTGCATTAGCTCCAATTTGGAATACTACACTAGAAGCATCCGTGTTATTCAACAATTTTTTTGTATTGAACTCAGTATCTGTAGAGATACGAGTGATCTCTTTTGTCAACTCAGCAACTTCTTTTTGAAGTTCTGCACGATCCTCATCTGTGTTTGTATCATTCGAGGATTGTACTGCCAACTCACGCATACGTTGCAGGATGGAGTGAGTCTCGTTCAGTGCGCCCTCAGCTGTTTGGATCAAAGAGATACCATCTTGAGCGTTTTTGGAAGCCATGTCCAAACCGCGAATTTGTCCACGCATTTTTTCGGAGATTGCCAAACCTGCAGCGTCGTCACCAGCACGGTTGATACGCAGACCGGAAGACAATTTCTCGATTGCTTTGTTTGTGTTAGTTGTGTTAGTGCCCAGTTGGCGATGAGTGTTCATCGCAGCGATATTGTGGTTGATAATCATTGAGTGTTTCCTCCCTGAAATAAGTTAGTTCCACATCCTTGTGGTAAACGCCGCGACATTAAGGTCGGCCGCCCTGCCGAAGCAGCGTCTAAATTATATATCGACAGAATGTAAGGAACTGTTTATAGCAAATTGGAACTTTTTTATTTTTTTTTATTTTCTGTCTCACGGAGCAATTCCATAAATGCCTCGACATTAGGTACAAGGGGTGTTGCTGACTCACGGTTTGCCTCCTGAATAGATGCATAAACCTCCTGACGGAATATGTCGATGTGCTTAGGAGCGGATATACCAATCCTCACCGTATCACCTTCTACTGCCAGTACAGTCACCTCAATATGATCCTGGATGATAATGGACTCTCCTTTTTTACGTGACAATACCAGCATCTCAAACTCCACCCTTCACTGAATTTGTATCTTTTGCTGGCCAGATCTCATGACGTGTCCCGTATGAGGACTGATGAAGGACTACTTGTTTTCCTGTTCTTTTACTCGGGTTAAGTACCACTGGTGCAAGCAAATTCATCGTGGACTTACTAACTTCTGATTGAATTGTTACGATTGAGTATACGGAAACCTCTTCACTAATCTCCAGTTCAGCTCGATCTGCCTCAGGAAGCTCAAAACTATAGTCTGGAGCGAAAACAAAAGGACTTACTAGCAAGAAAGACAATTCAGGTTCGTTTATGGACTGCAAGTAGATAAAGGGAGTCTCCTCCCATGGAATTATTGCAAATTGAGTCTCTTCATCGAATCCAGGCAAACCTTTTGAAAAGTGATATATATTATCTTCTCTAACATCAAGTTCTCCCCACATGCTTGTCTGAATATTAATAATAAGCGCCTCCTTGGCGAAGATTTTTATACAGAAAGAGCCATAGAAGTCTACAATGAAGACCGTCTATAGCTCTATTATAACTATTACATCCCTATATCTATAGCAGGCGGAGTATATTGAATTGAAGCATACTGCTTCACATAGATATCCAATTTCCCCCGATGGTACTCAATCTCTGGTTTGTTCACGGTAACGTTCATTTCAGAGACAGCCGATTCAAAACGAATACTCGGTGCTTGAGTTTCAATCCGTATATCAACGTTATCCATGGAAGCAGGCGTCCTTATTTCGGGAAAAGGCTTTGATTTCCAATTAGTACCCACAATGTTGGCAATCGTATTGCCTGGCTTGTGAATAGAAGCCAGTTCATTTCCTTGCTGAACACGTTCAGCCATGTTTTCCAGAAAGATTTTCTCAATCCCCGAATAGATGCGTGCGTTCATATCAATCATGCTTCCACCCGTATAGGCGGAGAACGCCCTACTCTGATCTACCTCGAATCGGATCGGATGGCTCTCCACGGTCAGCCTCGACGGACGTGTCGTCATTTGAACATCTGCCTTAGGCTGACGAATGGAATACTGACCTAGATCGGCATCAATTTGCAACACAGAAGGTGTTGTATGAATCTGTAGGATGGGAATGGTTTTCAAAAGATCACCCTTCCTATTTATCTAAGGAAATCAACCAAGGATTGAGAAATGATTTTAGCACCTGTAGACAACGAAGCATTGTAGATATTTTCCTGAATCTTTGATTGGATAGACAACTCGGCAAAATCCGCGTCCTCCACTTTCGATTGCAGGTCGGTTAGGTTAACTTCAAGATCACTCAATCTTCCTTGCATAAGATCAACCCTGTTCGTTTTAGCCCCAACCTCAGCACGAATGGCGAGAATTTTATCTGTACGACTGTCAATCGCATCAAGCTGATTAGACAATTCACCTAAGTTTCCGTCAGTAAGGGCCTGGCCAATCGTATTAAAGATAACAAATAAATTGTCTGTTTCTGTAGAGTTTCCAAAGAACTCATTTCCGGTAACGTTAATCGGCATTTGTATGCTCTCACCAACGATAAAGTTGATTTTCCCAGGATCGGTTATCACAGCAGCTGCGTTAGTTGTATCAAATGAACCATCCGCGCTTGCTGGAAAATCATAAGGCTTTTGATCATAGGTTTCGCCATTGAAAATGTATTTCCCATTCAACTTACTGTTTGAAATATCAACGAGTTGTGCCTTAAGTTGCTTTACCTCTTCGTTAATGCTATCCAGTGCCTCTTGGGGATTAGTTCCGGTAGCTGCATTCACTATTAGTTCCCTCAGACGTCCAATGACACTTCCGGTCTGGTCCATCACCGTATCATTAAATTCCAGCCAAGAAATCGTGCTATCCACGTTTTTTTGATATTGTTCGTTGGAAGAAAGTTCTGCACGATAACGAAGGGAGTAAGTTATCCCTACAGGATCATCAGAAGGTTTATTGATTTTACGGCCTGTTGCCAGTTGAGTTTGTGTATTGTTCATCTGCTGTGCATTGCGGTTCAAGTTAAGAACCAACTGCGAGCTAAGCATATTATTTGTAATTCTCATCGTCTTCTATGTCAGTCCCCTCTTATTATCTGCCGACTGTACCGGTAGAATTAATCAATTTATCAAGCAGCTGATCATAGGTAGTCATAAAACGTGCAGAGGCGCTGTAAGCATGCTGGAATTTGATCATGTTCGCCATCTCTTCATCCAATGAAACACCACTAACCGATTGGCGGCGAGTATCTACTTGTTCTACAAGAAACTCCGAATTAGATGTCTGACGTGCCGCTTCCTGAGATTGGACCCCGAGTTGTCCCACAATGGCACTGAACTGAGCACCAACCGTTGCATTACGCAAACCATCAGCTGATTTCATCGGCGTATCTTTAAGATTGGCAAGCAGATTCGCCAGTGTATTATTCCCCTTGATTACGGTCTCTGCTCCTGAGGCATCAGTAGTAGTTCTTAGAGATGTTGCGATCTTATTCGGATCCGCCAGAATCGCGGCGTTCAATGAGATATTGCCAGCTGTAATTGCAGTTCCACCATCAGAGGATGTGAAGAATGGTACTCCAGGAGAAGTCGATCCATCCATGCTATATCCAAGTTGATGTAGACCATTCAAACCTTTGACCGTAACGGTCAGATCAGCTGACAGTGTACGTGCAGCCCCTGTATATGTCACCCCACCCAGAACAGTATTGTCTGGCAGGACTGAGCCTGCTGGCAATGTTATTTGAATATCTCCATTGGCAAGTGTATTGGCCAGGTCATCCATTTGTTTCTGATAGTCACTGACTAATGTATCTCTCGACTTAATCATCCCGTGAACTTCGCCATTCGTGAGATTACCCGCAGCATAAGCAGTATTAAGAAAAGCCGAATCTACCGTTGCTTGTACTGCCCCACCTGTAACCAGTGCTTGCCCATTCATCTGGATCTGGTAGCCCTGGGGAGAGTCTGTGACAGTAATATTCATAATCTTGGACAATTTGTCTGCCATCAGATCACGTTGGTCACGAAGGTCATTAGCGTTATCACCAAGAGACTCTACTTTAACTATAGCGCTATTAAGGTTGGCAATGTTACCAAGATATCCTTGAATTTCACTGCCCTTCACTTCAATATTGTTATCCAAATCCTGACTCAGTGCATCCAGTTGGCGGCTGATCTGATTCATCGCATCTGTCAGAGCAAGAGTCGTCTCTTTTACGATTCGACGAGCAGTAACATCCTCCGGATTTTTGCTCAGATCGGACCACGATTTATAGAAGTTATCCATTACGGTCCGAAATCCGGTGTCAGATGGTTCATTTACAATGGCTTCAAGTTTCTCAAGTGTATCCCGTTGAATGGACCAACTTCCAAAGTTGTTGTTTTCATTACGGAACTGGTCATCGAGAAACTTCTCACGGACACGGGTAATGGAATCAAACTCCACCCCTGTTCCGAGTTGTCCTGGTGTTGTACTGTGCAAAAATGCAAACGGCTCCATAGGAATAGATGCCTGCATGTTTACCTTTTGCCGGGAGTACCCTTCGGTGTTGGCATTGGCCACATTGTGACCAGTTGTGCTAAGAGCTGTCGTCTGTGTGAACAAACTGCGTTTAGCCGTTTCGATTGAATGAAAAGTAGATGTCACCTTGTTTCCCCCTAATTAATCAGGCACGTGTATCAAAAAGACCGATTCGCCCTGGATTACCGTTCTTATCAGCAGGATGCTGATATGTGGCATCCTGTTCCGGCCGAGAAGCAAATATGTCCATTGAGAGATCAATAAACATCAATGATTGCTCGATCAGTTTTTGATTCAATTGATTAATCTCTTTCAACTCCTGCAATGTTCCCGCGAGCTTCTTCTGGACTTCAAGCAATCGCTGTTTGTCAGCCGGATCAAAAATAAGCTTGGAGATCTCTGTGATATTCAGGTTCAACATAGATTTGATCCCACGCTCCTGAAGTAATTCATGAACTGCGCTCAGTCGTTCACTTTCAAGCGGCTCCTGCTGTTTCATAAACTTGGATTCCCTATTCATCAGAGAAATGAGTTGGTCCACA
This window of the Paenibacillus marchantiae genome carries:
- the flgK gene encoding flagellar hook-associated protein FlgK, translating into MTSTFHSIETAKRSLFTQTTALSTTGHNVANANTEGYSRQKVNMQASIPMEPFAFLHSTTPGQLGTGVEFDSITRVREKFLDDQFRNENNNFGSWSIQRDTLEKLEAIVNEPSDTGFRTVMDNFYKSWSDLSKNPEDVTARRIVKETTLALTDAMNQISRQLDALSQDLDNNIEVKGSEIQGYLGNIANLNSAIVKVESLGDNANDLRDQRDLMADKLSKIMNITVTDSPQGYQIQMNGQALVTGGAVQATVDSAFLNTAYAAGNLTNGEVHGMIKSRDTLVSDYQKQMDDLANTLANGDIQITLPAGSVLPDNTVLGGVTYTGAARTLSADLTVTVKGLNGLHQLGYSMDGSTSPGVPFFTSSDGGTAITAGNISLNAAILADPNKIATSLRTTTDASGAETVIKGNNTLANLLANLKDTPMKSADGLRNATVGAQFSAIVGQLGVQSQEAARQTSNSEFLVEQVDTRRQSVSGVSLDEEMANMIKFQHAYSASARFMTTYDQLLDKLINSTGTVGR
- a CDS encoding flagellar protein FlgN, producing the protein MAALDRLIAVLQQMEQNHRDMLALSEIKRQVIVKNDVDQLISLMNRESKFMKQQEPLESERLSAVHELLQERGIKSMLNLNITEISKLIFDPADKQRLLEVQKKLAGTLQELKEINQLNQKLIEQSLMFIDLSMDIFASRPEQDATYQHPADKNGNPGRIGLFDTRA